In Leuconostoc kimchii IMSNU 11154, the DNA window GGCGTGACGCAAATACTCGATGAAGTTGAAGTTGGTAGTATTGCTGTACACCCAAATAGCCAACGTCAGGGATTGGCCTTTCAACTCTTGACTCGGGTTTTTACGTTATCTCATGCACAACGTTTTTTGTTGGAAGTAGATGAATCGAATGAGGCAGCGATTCATTTGTACGAAAAATTGGGATTTAGTGCGTATTATCGTCGAGAAAAGTACTATAAAAATGGACATGCGGC includes these proteins:
- the rimI gene encoding ribosomal protein S18-alanine N-acetyltransferase produces the protein MNIKLATIEDSQQIFEIAEAAFSPSPWPKSLFEHELTSPRSHYFIADGGFVGVTQILDEVEVGSIAVHPNSQRQGLAFQLLTRVFTLSHAQRFLLEVDESNEAAIHLYEKLGFSAYYRREKYYKNGHAAIMMERKV